One region of Clavibacter michiganensis subsp. tessellarius genomic DNA includes:
- a CDS encoding TrmH family RNA methyltransferase, with protein sequence MLDNPRSPRVRGVAKLAKRDARADTGLFLLEGPQAVSEALAFRPDLVQELFATPTALDRYPDLARAVRESDVELEFVTEDVIAAMADTVTPQGVVGVCRQFPTSLKQILGDGPRLIAILEEVRDPGNAGTIIRAADAAGADAVVLTGRSVDLYNPKVVRATTGSLFHLPVAIMPELDAVLERVKAEGLQVLAADVKGDDLLAERTSGGLDGPTAWLFGNEARGLQDEHLALADRAVVVPIYGQAESMNLATAASVCLYESAFAQRS encoded by the coding sequence ATGCTCGACAACCCCCGCTCCCCCCGCGTCCGTGGCGTCGCCAAGCTCGCGAAGCGGGACGCCCGTGCCGACACCGGGCTCTTCCTGCTCGAGGGGCCGCAGGCCGTCTCGGAGGCGCTCGCCTTCCGTCCCGACCTCGTGCAGGAGCTCTTCGCGACGCCCACGGCGCTCGACCGCTACCCGGACCTCGCCCGCGCCGTCCGCGAGTCGGACGTCGAGCTCGAGTTCGTCACGGAGGACGTCATCGCGGCGATGGCCGACACCGTCACGCCGCAGGGCGTCGTGGGCGTGTGCCGGCAGTTCCCCACCTCGCTCAAGCAGATCCTCGGCGACGGGCCGCGCCTCATCGCGATCCTCGAGGAGGTGCGCGATCCCGGCAACGCGGGCACCATCATCCGCGCGGCCGACGCCGCGGGAGCCGATGCGGTCGTGCTCACCGGGAGGTCCGTCGACCTCTACAACCCGAAGGTCGTGCGCGCCACGACCGGATCGCTCTTCCACCTGCCGGTCGCGATCATGCCCGAGCTCGACGCCGTGCTCGAGCGGGTGAAGGCGGAGGGCCTGCAGGTCCTCGCCGCCGACGTGAAGGGCGACGACCTCCTCGCCGAGCGCACGTCGGGCGGCCTCGACGGCCCCACCGCGTGGCTGTTCGGCAACGAGGCCAGGGGCCTCCAGGACGAGCACCTCGCGCTGGCGGACCGCGCCGTCGTCGTCCCGATCTACGGCCAGGCGGAGTCGATGAACCTCGCGACCGCCGCGTCCGTCTGCCTCTACGAGTCGGCGTTCGCGCAGCGCTCCTGA
- a CDS encoding glutamate ABC transporter substrate-binding protein has product MKHRNLTILAAAAAVVVGLTGCGTPGSASGGGVDAGTNAPENGDGPYKLELAENPTFDEGTTMARLAAAGEMKVGTKFDQPLFGLAGLDGKPAGFDVAIAALVASKMGIPFDGIDFTETVSANREPFIQNGSVDAVVATYTINDKRKEVVGFAGPYYVAGQALMVLADDTTIKTPEDVRGKQVCSVAGSTPAANIEATFGAVVVPTDVYSKCLDPLRNGQVSAVTTDNVILSGFIDQNEGEFKLVGDGETFTEEPYGIGVAKDDEAFRTFINDTLQEAYDDGTWARLFEATAGTVIETPQPPAIDRY; this is encoded by the coding sequence ATGAAGCACAGGAACCTCACCATCCTCGCGGCGGCCGCCGCGGTCGTCGTCGGCCTCACCGGCTGCGGCACCCCGGGCAGCGCGTCCGGCGGCGGCGTCGACGCCGGCACGAACGCCCCCGAGAACGGCGACGGCCCGTACAAGCTCGAGCTCGCGGAGAACCCGACCTTCGACGAGGGCACCACGATGGCGCGCCTCGCGGCGGCCGGCGAGATGAAGGTCGGCACCAAGTTCGACCAGCCGCTCTTCGGCCTCGCGGGCCTCGACGGCAAGCCCGCCGGCTTCGACGTCGCCATCGCGGCGCTCGTCGCCAGCAAGATGGGCATCCCGTTCGACGGGATCGACTTCACGGAGACGGTGTCCGCCAACCGCGAGCCCTTCATCCAGAACGGCTCGGTCGACGCGGTCGTGGCGACCTACACGATCAACGACAAGCGCAAGGAGGTCGTGGGCTTCGCGGGACCGTACTACGTCGCCGGCCAGGCGCTCATGGTGCTCGCGGACGACACGACCATCAAGACGCCGGAGGACGTCCGCGGCAAGCAGGTCTGCTCGGTCGCCGGATCCACTCCCGCCGCGAACATCGAGGCCACGTTCGGCGCGGTCGTCGTGCCGACCGACGTGTACAGCAAGTGCCTCGACCCGCTGCGCAACGGCCAGGTGTCCGCGGTCACGACCGACAACGTGATCCTCTCCGGCTTCATCGACCAGAACGAGGGCGAGTTCAAGCTCGTCGGCGACGGCGAGACCTTCACCGAGGAGCCCTACGGCATCGGCGTCGCCAAGGACGACGAGGCCTTCCGCACCTTCATCAACGACACGCTGCAGGAGGCCTACGACGACGGCACCTGGGCGCGCCTGTTCGAGGCGACGGCCGGCACGGTCATCGAGACGCCGCAGCCGCCGGCGATCGACCGCTACTAG
- a CDS encoding SseB family protein, translating into MTGSTPHADSAGTPWAGRSFEPTAFPGDDGSAPPALAEALARHGRGEAGPSAVVDALRDARLLIPLVARLGEEGVGDTGLKVDKSAELSIITVAGPDGRTVMPVFTSVAAMGRWNPAARPVPADAVRVALAAASEETDLVVLDPMSETEFVLRRPAVWAVARSLPWIPSPEDPEVVAELEASVREEPAVVALGAASGDPRARLEGPELLITLALVDGLDRAALDGLLARVQDRWSRSAVLADRVDSMGLRVTSAG; encoded by the coding sequence ATGACGGGCTCCACGCCGCACGCCGACTCCGCCGGGACCCCCTGGGCCGGCCGCTCCTTCGAGCCGACCGCGTTCCCGGGCGACGACGGATCCGCGCCTCCCGCCCTGGCCGAGGCGCTCGCCCGGCACGGACGCGGCGAGGCGGGGCCGTCCGCCGTCGTGGACGCGCTCCGCGACGCCCGCCTGCTCATCCCGCTGGTGGCGCGCCTCGGCGAGGAGGGCGTCGGCGACACCGGGCTGAAGGTGGACAAGAGCGCCGAGCTGTCGATCATCACGGTCGCCGGTCCCGACGGGCGCACGGTCATGCCGGTCTTCACGTCCGTCGCCGCGATGGGCCGCTGGAACCCGGCCGCGCGCCCGGTGCCGGCGGACGCCGTGCGCGTCGCGCTGGCCGCCGCGAGCGAGGAGACGGACCTCGTCGTGCTCGACCCGATGTCCGAGACCGAGTTCGTGCTGCGCCGGCCGGCCGTGTGGGCCGTCGCCCGCTCGCTGCCGTGGATCCCGAGCCCGGAGGACCCGGAGGTGGTCGCGGAGCTCGAGGCGAGCGTCCGGGAGGAGCCCGCGGTCGTGGCGCTCGGCGCGGCGTCAGGGGATCCGCGGGCCCGGCTCGAGGGGCCGGAGCTCCTCATCACGCTCGCGCTCGTCGACGGCCTCGACCGGGCCGCGCTCGACGGGCTCCTCGCGCGGGTGCAGGACCGGTGGTCGCGGAGCGCCGTGCTCGCCGACCGCGTCGACAGCATGGGGCTCCGCGTCACCTCCGCCGGCTGA
- a CDS encoding amino acid ABC transporter permease, whose protein sequence is MSQVLYDVPGPRARRRSRILSVVTGVVLVAVLAFAAVKLQQAGQFSAERWLVLNDPLVWGLLLQGLWVVLQSAAVAAVLAILLGMVLALLRMSEHRVVRYAVTVVLEFFRGMPVLLMMLFIYLIFPIGPYWSVVTALALYNGAIIGEALRSGILGLPRGQREAGLAIGLRPLQNRLLVEFPQAFRTMLPIIVAQLVVLIKDTALGTIVSLVGLTKQGELILEATSRANSLPIFVVMVGMYLVLNLTVSTIARRLARKRGPRVAKTVAVGTSQGA, encoded by the coding sequence ATGAGCCAGGTCCTCTACGACGTCCCCGGGCCCCGCGCCCGCCGGCGGTCGCGCATCCTCTCCGTCGTCACGGGCGTCGTCCTCGTGGCGGTGCTCGCCTTCGCCGCCGTGAAGCTGCAGCAGGCCGGCCAGTTCAGCGCCGAGCGCTGGCTCGTGCTCAACGACCCGCTCGTGTGGGGCCTGCTCCTGCAGGGGCTGTGGGTGGTCCTCCAGTCGGCCGCGGTCGCCGCCGTCCTCGCGATCCTCCTCGGCATGGTGCTGGCCCTCCTCCGGATGAGCGAGCACCGGGTCGTGCGCTACGCCGTCACGGTGGTGCTCGAGTTCTTCCGGGGCATGCCGGTGCTGCTGATGATGCTGTTCATCTACCTGATCTTCCCCATCGGCCCGTACTGGTCGGTGGTGACGGCGCTCGCGCTCTACAACGGCGCGATCATCGGCGAGGCGCTGCGCTCCGGCATCCTCGGGCTGCCGCGCGGCCAGCGCGAGGCGGGCCTCGCCATCGGGCTGCGGCCGCTGCAGAACCGGCTGCTCGTCGAGTTCCCGCAGGCGTTCCGCACGATGCTGCCGATCATCGTCGCCCAGCTCGTGGTGCTCATCAAGGACACCGCGCTCGGCACCATCGTGAGCCTCGTCGGCCTCACGAAGCAGGGCGAGCTGATCCTCGAGGCCACGAGCCGCGCCAACTCGCTGCCGATCTTCGTGGTGATGGTGGGCATGTACCTCGTGCTCAACCTCACGGTGTCGACCATCGCGCGGCGCCTCGCCCGCAAGCGCGGACCGCGCGTCGCGAAGACCGTCGCGGTCGGGACCTCGCAGGGGGCCTAG
- the pheS gene encoding phenylalanine--tRNA ligase subunit alpha, translating to MSEPQISEESVASAVDEAMAALAATTDSASLTQARSAHIGEASPLARLNGSLRSLPPAERKDAGKLVGQSRARVTQAFQAREAEIQEQEAAERLVAEAVDVTALPSRWRAGARHPLTMLEERIADIFVGMGWQVNEGPELESEWFNFDALNFPPDHPARAMQDSFYVDPTDAHLVLRTHTSPVQIRTLLADALPVYTIAQGRTFRSDELDATHTPAFRQVEGIAIDRGLTMAHLRGTLEHFARSMFGEDARIRLRPNYFPFTEPSAEMDVWHPAAAGGPRWIEWGGCGMVNPNVLRSAGIDPDEYQGFAFGMGTERTLMFRNDLSDMRDIVEGDIRFGAQFGMVV from the coding sequence ATGTCCGAACCCCAGATCTCCGAGGAGAGCGTCGCCTCCGCCGTGGACGAGGCGATGGCCGCGCTCGCCGCGACCACCGACTCCGCGTCGCTCACGCAGGCGCGCTCCGCCCACATCGGCGAGGCCTCGCCGCTCGCCCGGCTGAACGGATCGCTCCGCTCGCTGCCGCCCGCCGAGCGGAAGGACGCCGGCAAGCTCGTCGGCCAGTCGCGCGCCCGCGTCACGCAGGCGTTCCAGGCGCGCGAGGCGGAGATCCAGGAGCAGGAGGCCGCCGAGCGCCTCGTCGCCGAGGCCGTCGACGTCACCGCGCTCCCGAGCCGCTGGCGGGCCGGCGCCCGCCACCCGCTCACCATGCTCGAGGAGCGCATCGCCGACATCTTCGTCGGGATGGGCTGGCAGGTGAACGAGGGCCCCGAGCTCGAGAGCGAGTGGTTCAACTTCGACGCGCTCAACTTCCCGCCGGACCACCCGGCGCGCGCGATGCAGGACTCCTTCTACGTGGATCCGACCGACGCGCACCTGGTGCTCCGCACGCACACGTCGCCCGTGCAGATCCGCACGCTGCTCGCCGACGCGCTGCCGGTCTACACGATCGCGCAGGGCCGCACCTTCCGCAGCGACGAGCTCGACGCGACCCACACGCCGGCGTTCCGCCAGGTCGAGGGCATCGCGATCGACCGCGGCCTCACCATGGCCCACCTGCGCGGCACGCTCGAGCACTTCGCGCGGTCGATGTTCGGGGAGGACGCGCGCATCCGGCTCCGCCCCAACTACTTCCCCTTCACCGAGCCGAGCGCCGAGATGGACGTCTGGCACCCGGCCGCCGCGGGCGGACCCCGCTGGATCGAGTGGGGCGGCTGCGGCATGGTGAACCCGAACGTGCTGCGCTCGGCGGGCATCGACCCCGACGAGTACCAGGGCTTCGCGTTCGGCATGGGCACCGAGCGCACCCTCATGTTCCGCAACGACCTCTCCGACATGCGCGACATCGTCGAGGGCGACATCCGGTTCGGCGCGCAGTTCGGGATGGTGGTGTAG
- a CDS encoding DUF1844 domain-containing protein → MTDTPRPDSAPDAHVHRFEEPDAAGSTAGTVEGAAGVADDGTADFVADQYARDIAEVSAVEVITTTAVHLMSAAAVKCGLADDPATQTDLAEARKLIISLAGLVTAASPELGDQHARSLRDGLRSLQLAFREASPYPDAIGQGPGEKYTGPVS, encoded by the coding sequence ATGACCGACACCCCCCGTCCCGACTCCGCGCCGGACGCGCACGTGCACCGCTTCGAGGAGCCGGATGCCGCAGGCAGCACCGCCGGCACCGTCGAGGGGGCCGCGGGCGTCGCCGACGACGGCACGGCCGACTTCGTCGCCGACCAGTACGCGCGGGACATCGCGGAGGTCTCCGCGGTCGAGGTCATCACCACCACCGCCGTCCACCTGATGAGCGCCGCCGCCGTCAAGTGCGGCCTCGCCGACGACCCCGCCACGCAGACCGACCTCGCCGAGGCGCGGAAGCTGATCATCTCGCTGGCGGGCCTGGTCACCGCCGCGTCCCCCGAGCTCGGCGACCAGCACGCGCGGAGCCTCCGCGACGGCCTGCGCTCGCTCCAGCTCGCCTTCCGCGAGGCATCGCCCTACCCCGACGCCATCGGCCAGGGTCCCGGCGAGAAGTACACCGGCCCGGTCTCCTGA
- the rpmI gene encoding 50S ribosomal protein L35, giving the protein MPKQKTHSGAKKRFKVTGSGKIMKQQAGMRHNLEVKSSKRKARLNQDQPLAKADMKVAKKLLGR; this is encoded by the coding sequence ATGCCTAAGCAGAAGACCCACTCGGGTGCCAAGAAGCGTTTCAAGGTCACCGGCAGCGGCAAGATCATGAAGCAGCAGGCCGGCATGCGCCACAACCTCGAGGTCAAGTCCTCCAAGCGCAAGGCGCGACTCAACCAGGACCAGCCCCTGGCCAAGGCCGACATGAAGGTCGCCAAGAAGCTCCTCGGTCGCTAG
- the infC gene encoding translation initiation factor IF-3, whose protein sequence is MSDPRTNDRIRVPEVRLVGPAGEQVGVVSIDVALRLAQEADLDLVEVAPNSKPPVAKIMDYGKFKYEAAQKAKEARRNQANTILKEVRFRLKIDKHDYETKRKRAEGFLQDGDKVKAMILFRGREQSRPDQGVRLLKMFAEDVAEFGSVESTPTIDGRNMVMVIGPHKNKSEAKAEANAKRDANKASAREAREENNA, encoded by the coding sequence ATCAGCGATCCCCGTACCAACGATCGAATCCGAGTTCCTGAGGTTCGCCTCGTTGGCCCAGCAGGCGAGCAGGTCGGCGTCGTATCCATCGACGTCGCGCTGCGTCTCGCGCAGGAAGCCGACCTCGACCTCGTCGAGGTCGCGCCCAACTCCAAGCCCCCCGTGGCGAAGATCATGGACTACGGCAAGTTCAAGTACGAGGCCGCGCAGAAGGCCAAGGAAGCGCGTCGCAACCAGGCGAACACCATCCTCAAGGAGGTGCGCTTCCGCCTGAAGATCGACAAGCACGACTACGAGACCAAGCGCAAGCGCGCCGAGGGCTTCCTCCAGGACGGCGACAAGGTCAAGGCCATGATCCTGTTCCGCGGCCGCGAGCAGTCGCGTCCCGACCAGGGCGTGCGCCTGCTCAAGATGTTCGCGGAGGACGTCGCCGAGTTCGGCAGCGTCGAGTCCACCCCCACGATCGACGGCCGGAACATGGTCATGGTCATCGGACCGCACAAGAACAAGTCCGAGGCCAAGGCCGAGGCCAACGCGAAGCGCGACGCCAACAAGGCGAGCGCACGAGAAGCGAGAGAAGAGAACAATGCCTAA
- the pheT gene encoding phenylalanine--tRNA ligase subunit beta translates to MRIPISWLGEHVELPAGVAPEDVHAALVQVGLEEEDVHAFSISGPVVVGQVLEATPEPQTNGKTINWCSVRVAPEGATAADGGGDVRGIVCGAHNFRVGDKVVVSLPGAVLPGPFPISARKTYGHVSDGMIASARELGLGEEHDGILVLSSLGLDPEVGTDALALLHLDDRAVEVNVTPDRGYAFSIRGIAREYAHATGARFTDPADALALLAADAPVQGVEVRVDDAAPIRGRVGADVFVTRVVSGLDVSRPTPPWMVSRLTLAGVRSISLVVDVTNHVMLELGQPIHAYDLDRLQGGLVVRRAAEGETLVTLDGRERALHVEDLVVADDSGPVGLAGVMGGASTEVGAGTTRVLIEAAGFEPVSIARTARRHKLPSEASKRFERGVDPAIAPAAAARVVQLLEELAGGHAEGLGSILDTTAPPAAIELPLGYPASLVGVDYTADEVRHALADVGCALEERDGVLLVTPPTWRPDLRHRADLVEEVARIVGYDRIPAVLPVAPPGRGLTTAQRFRRQASIALAASGLTEVMGSPFASEAQNARFGAADRDDAPAVRLANPLDVAFPLLRRSLLPGLVDIARRNLSRGATDLALFETGTVFLPSAGVAYGSPEMPPGAARPDAETLRALDAGIPPQPRHLGVLILGDAVPKQPGTPAQRAGLVDALDAVRQLAHAVGVEIRFEQGVHGAMHPGRTAAVEVVTADGPVIVGFAGELLPALAAELDLPERVALAEVDLDRVVALAGGTVEVRTLTSMPVATQDLSLVVPLEIPAGEILRTVVEGAGDLLETARLVDDYRGPGVDAGTRSLTFALRFRAPDRTLTAAEASEARDGSVRLAADRFGAALRE, encoded by the coding sequence GTGAGGATCCCGATCAGCTGGCTCGGCGAGCACGTCGAGCTCCCCGCGGGCGTCGCGCCCGAGGACGTCCACGCCGCCCTCGTCCAGGTGGGCCTCGAGGAGGAGGACGTGCACGCGTTCTCGATCTCCGGCCCCGTCGTCGTCGGGCAGGTGCTCGAGGCGACCCCCGAGCCCCAGACCAACGGCAAGACCATCAACTGGTGCTCCGTCCGCGTCGCGCCCGAGGGCGCCACGGCGGCCGACGGCGGCGGGGACGTGCGCGGCATCGTCTGCGGCGCGCACAACTTCCGTGTAGGCGACAAGGTCGTGGTGAGCCTGCCCGGCGCGGTGCTCCCCGGCCCGTTCCCCATCAGCGCGCGGAAGACCTACGGCCACGTGTCCGACGGCATGATCGCGTCGGCGCGCGAGCTCGGCCTGGGGGAGGAGCACGACGGCATCCTCGTGCTCTCCTCGCTCGGCCTCGACCCCGAGGTCGGCACCGACGCGCTCGCGCTCCTGCACCTCGACGACCGCGCGGTGGAGGTCAACGTCACTCCCGACCGCGGCTACGCGTTCTCGATCCGCGGCATCGCCCGCGAGTACGCCCACGCCACGGGCGCCCGGTTCACCGACCCCGCCGACGCGCTCGCGCTGCTCGCGGCCGACGCGCCCGTCCAGGGCGTCGAGGTGCGCGTCGACGACGCCGCCCCGATCCGCGGCCGCGTCGGCGCCGACGTCTTCGTCACGCGCGTCGTCTCCGGCCTCGACGTGTCGCGGCCCACGCCGCCGTGGATGGTGTCGCGGCTCACGCTCGCGGGCGTCCGCTCCATCTCGCTCGTGGTCGACGTCACCAACCACGTCATGCTCGAGCTCGGCCAGCCCATCCACGCGTACGACCTCGACCGGCTGCAGGGCGGTCTCGTCGTGCGTCGCGCCGCCGAGGGCGAGACGCTCGTGACGCTGGACGGGCGCGAGCGCGCGCTCCACGTCGAGGACCTCGTCGTCGCCGACGACTCCGGGCCCGTCGGGCTCGCGGGCGTCATGGGCGGGGCGTCCACCGAGGTCGGCGCGGGCACCACGCGCGTGCTGATCGAGGCGGCCGGCTTCGAGCCGGTCTCCATCGCGCGCACGGCCCGTCGCCACAAGCTGCCGAGCGAGGCGTCCAAGCGCTTCGAGCGCGGCGTCGACCCGGCGATCGCGCCCGCCGCCGCGGCGCGCGTCGTGCAGCTCCTCGAGGAGCTCGCCGGCGGGCACGCGGAGGGCCTCGGCTCGATCCTCGACACGACCGCGCCGCCCGCCGCCATCGAGCTGCCGCTCGGCTACCCCGCGTCGCTCGTGGGCGTCGACTACACCGCCGACGAGGTGCGCCACGCGCTCGCCGACGTGGGCTGCGCGCTCGAGGAGCGCGACGGCGTCCTCCTCGTCACGCCCCCCACGTGGCGTCCCGACCTGCGCCACCGCGCGGACCTCGTGGAGGAGGTCGCGCGCATCGTCGGCTACGACCGCATCCCGGCCGTGCTGCCCGTCGCGCCCCCCGGCCGCGGGCTCACGACGGCGCAGCGCTTCCGTCGCCAGGCCTCCATCGCGCTCGCCGCGAGCGGGCTCACCGAGGTCATGGGCTCGCCCTTCGCGTCGGAGGCGCAGAACGCGCGCTTCGGCGCGGCCGACCGCGACGACGCCCCCGCGGTCCGGCTCGCCAACCCGCTCGACGTCGCCTTCCCGCTGCTCCGGCGCTCGCTGCTGCCCGGGCTCGTCGACATCGCGCGGCGCAACCTGTCGCGCGGAGCCACCGACCTGGCGCTCTTCGAGACCGGCACGGTGTTCCTGCCGTCGGCGGGCGTCGCGTACGGGTCCCCGGAGATGCCCCCGGGCGCCGCCCGTCCCGACGCGGAGACGCTGCGCGCGCTCGACGCGGGCATCCCGCCGCAGCCGCGGCACCTCGGCGTGCTGATCCTCGGCGACGCCGTGCCCAAGCAGCCGGGCACGCCCGCGCAGCGCGCGGGGCTCGTCGACGCGCTCGACGCGGTCCGGCAGCTCGCGCACGCGGTGGGCGTCGAGATCCGCTTCGAACAGGGCGTCCACGGCGCCATGCACCCGGGCCGCACGGCCGCGGTCGAGGTCGTCACGGCGGACGGGCCGGTCATCGTCGGATTCGCGGGGGAGCTCCTGCCCGCGCTCGCGGCCGAGCTCGACCTGCCCGAGCGCGTCGCGCTCGCCGAGGTCGACCTCGACCGGGTCGTCGCGCTCGCCGGCGGCACCGTGGAGGTGCGCACGCTCACCTCGATGCCCGTCGCCACGCAGGACCTCAGCCTCGTCGTGCCGCTCGAGATCCCGGCCGGGGAGATCCTCCGCACGGTGGTCGAGGGCGCGGGCGACCTGCTCGAGACCGCGCGGCTCGTCGACGACTACCGCGGCCCGGGCGTGGATGCGGGCACCCGCTCGCTCACGTTCGCGCTCCGCTTCCGGGCTCCCGACCGCACGCTCACCGCGGCCGAGGCCAGCGAGGCGCGCGACGGATCCGTGCGGCTCGCCGCCGACCGCTTCGGCGCCGCGCTCCGCGAGTAG
- the rplT gene encoding 50S ribosomal protein L20, translated as MARVKRAVNAHKKRRVILERAAGYRGQRSRLYRKAKEQVTHSLVYAYRDRRAKKGEFRRLWIQRINAAARANGLTYNRLIQGLSLAGVQVDRRILADLAVHEPATFASLVQTAKAALPANTSAPKVAANA; from the coding sequence ATGGCAAGAGTCAAGAGGGCCGTCAACGCCCACAAGAAGCGTCGGGTCATCCTCGAGCGCGCCGCCGGATACCGCGGCCAGCGCTCGCGCCTGTACCGCAAGGCCAAGGAGCAGGTCACCCACTCCCTCGTCTACGCGTACCGCGACCGCCGCGCCAAGAAGGGCGAGTTCCGTCGCCTCTGGATCCAGCGCATCAACGCCGCCGCCCGTGCGAACGGCCTCACGTACAACCGCCTCATCCAGGGCCTCTCGCTCGCCGGCGTCCAGGTCGACCGTCGCATCCTCGCGGACCTCGCGGTCCACGAGCCCGCGACCTTCGCCTCGCTCGTCCAGACGGCCAAGGCCGCGCTGCCCGCGAACACCTCGGCCCCCAAGGTCGCGGCGAACGCCTAG
- a CDS encoding amino acid ABC transporter ATP-binding protein, which yields MEQSPTADPASPAAAAVGEPLVVVSHVNKHFGDLHVLKDISTTVNRGEVVVVIGPSGSGKSTLCRAINRLETIDDGTITIDGEDLPSEGAELARLRADVGMVFQSFNLFAHKTVLENVTLGPIKVRKKGKAEAEKRAMELLDRVGVANQAQKMPAQLSGGQQQRVAIARALAMDPKLILLDEPTSALDPEMITEVLDVMVGLAKDGMTMMVVTHEMGFARKAADRVIFMADGAIEEDTTPQAFFDDPQSPRAQDFLSKILAH from the coding sequence ATGGAGCAGAGCCCGACGGCGGACCCCGCCTCGCCCGCCGCAGCAGCGGTCGGCGAGCCCCTGGTCGTCGTATCCCACGTCAACAAGCACTTCGGGGACCTCCACGTCCTCAAGGACATCTCGACCACGGTGAACCGCGGCGAGGTCGTCGTCGTCATCGGCCCCAGCGGGTCCGGCAAGTCCACGCTGTGCCGCGCGATCAACCGCCTCGAGACCATCGACGACGGCACCATCACCATCGACGGCGAGGACCTGCCGTCCGAGGGCGCCGAGCTCGCGCGCCTCCGCGCCGACGTCGGCATGGTGTTCCAGTCCTTCAACCTCTTCGCGCACAAGACCGTGCTCGAGAACGTGACCCTCGGCCCCATCAAGGTGCGCAAGAAGGGCAAGGCCGAGGCGGAGAAGCGGGCGATGGAGCTCCTCGACCGCGTCGGCGTCGCGAACCAGGCGCAGAAGATGCCCGCCCAGCTCTCCGGCGGCCAGCAGCAGCGCGTCGCCATCGCCCGCGCGCTGGCGATGGACCCGAAGCTGATCCTCCTCGACGAGCCCACCTCCGCGCTCGACCCCGAGATGATCACCGAGGTCCTCGACGTCATGGTCGGCCTCGCCAAGGACGGCATGACGATGATGGTCGTCACCCACGAGATGGGCTTCGCGCGCAAGGCGGCGGACCGCGTGATCTTCATGGCCGACGGCGCCATCGAGGAGGACACCACCCCGCAGGCGTTCTTCGACGACCCGCAGAGCCCGCGCGCGCAGGACTTCCTCTCGAAGATCCTCGCCCACTGA
- a CDS encoding amino acid ABC transporter permease, with the protein MDVILDNLDVFLRGFGGTLRLLGLTVLFALPLGVVIAAMRISPVASLRATSTVYVELLRNTPLLLVFTFFSVVITSISGALPFMTAAVLALTLYTAPFFAEAIRSGINSVPVGQAEAARSIGLTFSQTLGHVILPQALRTVVPPLINVVIALTKNTSIAGAYFIYELFNVGRDVANANGNAVVWVFVGVAFFYLIITVPLGQLADHLEKRVAVSR; encoded by the coding sequence GTGGACGTGATCCTCGACAATCTCGACGTGTTCCTGCGGGGCTTCGGCGGCACGCTGCGCCTGCTCGGCCTCACCGTGCTGTTCGCCCTCCCGCTCGGGGTCGTGATCGCCGCGATGAGGATCTCGCCCGTAGCGAGCCTCCGCGCCACCTCCACCGTGTACGTCGAGCTGCTGCGGAACACGCCGCTGCTCCTCGTCTTCACGTTCTTCAGCGTCGTGATCACGTCGATCTCGGGCGCGCTGCCGTTCATGACGGCCGCGGTGCTCGCGCTCACGCTCTACACGGCGCCGTTCTTCGCCGAGGCGATCCGCTCGGGCATCAACAGCGTGCCGGTCGGCCAGGCCGAGGCCGCGCGGAGCATCGGGCTGACGTTCTCGCAGACGCTCGGGCACGTGATCCTGCCGCAGGCGCTCCGGACGGTCGTGCCGCCGCTGATCAACGTGGTCATCGCGCTCACGAAGAACACGTCCATCGCGGGCGCGTACTTCATCTACGAGCTGTTCAACGTGGGCCGCGACGTCGCGAACGCCAACGGGAACGCGGTCGTCTGGGTGTTCGTGGGCGTCGCGTTCTTCTACCTCATCATCACGGTCCCGCTCGGCCAGCTGGCGGACCACCTCGAGAAGCGAGTGGCGGTCTCCCGATGA